Proteins co-encoded in one Xylanibacillus composti genomic window:
- a CDS encoding B12-binding domain-containing radical SAM protein, translated as MKVVVATLNAKYIHTSLALRYLKAFSGDTFDIEIAEYTIKDPVMNVVSDLYGRQADIIGFSCYIWNIEETIPIVSMLKKIRPDLTIVLGGPEVSYDTEYWMKRIPEADFIVMGEGEETFDHLLREWSGNRKYHMVFGLAYRDREGQPVINPPRPKLDLNAIPTPHRFQEDLPSLANRVVYFETSRGCPFSCQFCLSSIEVGVRYFDIERTKKDLLYLIESGAKLVKFVDRTFNIKRDYALEIFDFLIQHHGGCVFQFEITADIMRPEVLQFLSEHAPPGIFRFEIGVQSTNETTNELIQRRQNFNKLTRTVTMIKESGKIDQHLDLIAGLPEEDYASFRQTFNDVFALEPEELQLGFLKMLRGTGLRREADKWGYRYMDHAPYEMLGNDVMPFGDLVRIKRVEDVLEKYWNAHRMDTTVQYLIRTEFPSAFDFFQSFGDYWEARGWAKIGHQLEDLFVRLHQFLRDRGTERLAVAEGLMKFDYFLHHRYKPRKVWWEFDMEKSEQNWLWTRVMGEADRVSGGFAALNMQERELRKHGVIEKLPFDLQAYLEEGIVKDEVSTILVFLYQPDASASGHAAPKYYMLADEPAVLLARDSGAQ; from the coding sequence TCCTTGGCGCTCCGTTATTTGAAGGCGTTCAGCGGAGATACATTTGATATCGAGATTGCGGAATACACGATCAAGGATCCGGTGATGAACGTGGTAAGCGACCTCTACGGCCGCCAAGCGGACATAATCGGGTTCTCCTGTTATATATGGAACATCGAGGAGACGATCCCGATTGTGAGCATGTTGAAGAAAATCCGGCCTGACCTGACGATCGTGCTCGGCGGTCCCGAGGTTTCCTATGATACGGAGTATTGGATGAAGCGTATTCCGGAAGCGGATTTCATCGTGATGGGAGAAGGCGAGGAAACTTTCGATCACTTGCTGCGGGAGTGGAGCGGCAACCGCAAGTACCATATGGTGTTCGGGTTGGCCTATCGGGACCGCGAAGGCCAGCCGGTGATCAATCCGCCGCGGCCGAAGCTGGACTTGAATGCGATCCCGACACCGCACCGGTTCCAGGAGGACCTGCCCAGCCTGGCGAACCGCGTCGTCTATTTCGAAACGAGCCGGGGGTGTCCGTTCAGCTGTCAGTTTTGTCTGTCCAGCATTGAGGTGGGCGTGCGGTATTTCGATATCGAGCGGACGAAGAAGGACTTGCTTTATTTGATCGAAAGCGGGGCGAAGCTGGTCAAATTTGTGGATCGGACATTTAATATCAAGCGGGACTATGCCCTGGAGATTTTCGATTTTCTGATTCAGCATCATGGCGGCTGTGTGTTCCAATTTGAAATCACGGCAGACATCATGCGGCCTGAGGTGCTGCAGTTTCTGTCCGAGCACGCGCCGCCGGGCATCTTCCGCTTCGAGATCGGCGTGCAGTCGACGAACGAAACGACGAATGAGCTCATTCAGCGCAGGCAAAATTTCAACAAGCTGACGCGTACGGTGACCATGATCAAGGAAAGCGGCAAGATCGATCAGCATTTGGATTTGATCGCCGGCCTGCCGGAAGAGGACTACGCATCTTTTCGCCAAACGTTCAATGACGTGTTTGCGCTAGAGCCGGAGGAGCTGCAGCTTGGCTTCCTGAAGATGCTGCGCGGCACTGGACTGAGAAGAGAGGCCGACAAGTGGGGCTACCGTTATATGGATCATGCGCCCTATGAGATGCTCGGAAACGACGTGATGCCGTTTGGCGATTTGGTCCGCATCAAGCGGGTGGAGGATGTGCTGGAGAAATATTGGAATGCGCATCGCATGGATACAACGGTGCAGTATCTGATACGCACGGAGTTTCCCTCGGCCTTCGATTTCTTTCAGTCGTTCGGCGATTACTGGGAGGCGCGGGGCTGGGCCAAAATCGGCCATCAGCTGGAGGACCTGTTCGTCCGTCTGCATCAGTTCCTGCGGGACAGAGGAACGGAGCGTCTGGCAGTAGCGGAAGGCTTGATGAAGTTCGACTACTTCCTCCACCATCGTTACAAGCCGCGTAAGGTATGGTGGGAGTTTGATATGGAAAAATCGGAGCAGAACTGGCTGTGGACGAGGGTGATGGGAGAGGCGGATCGGGTAAGTGGCGGTTTCGCAGCGCTGAATATGCAGGAGCGCGAGCTGCGGAAGCATGGCGTGATCGAGAAACTGCCGTTCGACCTGCAGGCTTACCTGGAAGAGGGAATCGTGAAGGACGAGGTCTCCACGATCCTGGTGTTCCTCTACCAGCCAGATGCGTCGGCGTCGGGACATGCAGCACCGAAGTATTATATGCTGGCGGATGAGCCTGCTGTACTGTTAGCAAGAGACAGCGGCGCGCAATAG